In Acidisarcina polymorpha, the DNA window TTCCGAGAGGACGCTCATGTTCAGGCCGCTACCGTGTACAAGGTGGACAACGCTGCCATGGCTCGTCCTCGGAGCCGCTGCTTTCTTCACCGTCTACCACCCGCTCCTGGCGTGGCTGCCAGTCTTTTGCCTCGGAGTCGCGAACTGCCTCCTCTTTAAAAGAACGCGTCGGCTTCTCCCTTGTATCCTCCTCCACATGACATACAATGCCACCGTTCTGATGCGATGAAGCTGCGATCAGAGATTCACGGGGCAATGGCACATCCAGACGCACCGATGGAAGCACCATTCTTATTTCGCCTGGAATGAGAACGACGAAGGCGATTGGCTTGTACCTACAGTGAACGAAGGCCCTTGGCGCCTGCGAGCTCTGCAAAGCGCGCTGCGGAACGCGCGCTGGTTCGAACTCCGATGGTTCTGTTGACGGACTAGGATGTATCATTGGCCATCTGACAACCGGCCACTCTTCAGTTACCAGTTGATTAACATGGCCGCACTCCTTGGGTACGGATGATACTGCGCATCACCGGATGACGTTTACTTTGCGGCTGACGACATCAATGTTCGGTTTGGGCCTACGCGAAAATGGTGGAGTTTTATAGGGAATCTTTGACAAATGAGTAGTAAAACTGCAAGCGGATTGTGGAACCGAGAATTGGCGGAGGCCTGCCTGCCGAAAGGCTATGAAAGCCGTCGAAATTCTCTCGTGGTGTTGAGCGGCACGGCGGACGAGGTTGATCAAAAGTGGGAGTGGGGCAGTATCTCTGCGGAGCGGCCGCTGTTTGAACTCGGTTCCCTGACCAAGGTCTTTACCGCCGCGCTCCTGCTGCGAATGGTCAACGCAGGCTTTTTATGCCTAAGGGACCGGGTATCCCAACATTTGCCCGACGTGGTCGCGGCGGGCTCCAATGTCACCGTGATCGATCTGGCTAGCCATCGATCGGGTTTGCCCAGGCTGCCTCCGGACCTGAGCTCGCTGAGCCGCGATCCATATGCCGAGTACACCGCGGAGCGGCTTAAACGCTACCTGGCCGTGTATCCATGGCGGTCGACGGGCCAGTCGGAATTTCTATATAGCAACCTCGGCTATGCGATTCTTGGAATGGTGTTAGAGCGGGTTGGCGGTGAGAACTTTGCTGCGCTGCTGGAACGATATGTGCTGCGGCGGTACGGAGTGACGGACATCTCAGTAGCGACCGCCGATAAAGCCGCCGATCAGCGGTTAATGTCCGGGTATGGTGAGTCAGGGTTCCGGGCTCGGCCATGGCGGTGGTTGGTCTTCGCGCCGTGCGGAGGGCTATTGGGAACAGCGGAGGATGTCGGGCGGTTTGCGGTGGGGCTGATGGCCGACCGCTCGATGACACGTCTATTCGAACCAGTGGCGGCGGCGGGCGCAGGGCATGTAGGGCTAGCCTGGCTGCTGCACGGAGGAAGGCCAGTGGCTTGGCATAACGGAGCGACGGCCGGATTCAGCGGATATTTAAGCTTGGAATTGCGGTCGCAACGCTGGATGTTGGTGTTGACCAACCGGCTGAGTCCAGAATTGACAACGGTGGGTCGGCAGTTGGAGGATGCTTATTTCTTTGGAAAATACCAGGGCAAGCGGCCGCGCCGTAACATGCTGGGCGGACTAATCCGCGACTCGGTTACGGCCTTTACCCGTATTCCCTGGTGGCTGCAAATTCCTCTGGCCGGGGCAGTGGCCTGGGCGTTGAGCTGGTTTGTGGGATGGATCAGGTACGGGCGGATTTGAGTTCTCCGTCTCACCAGACCCCTTTGTGGTGACGGTCGCGCCTCAAGGCGAGCTTGGCGGCGTTGTAGCCGCCCATTCCGTGAACTCCGCCCCCCCCCCCGGCGGGGTGTAAGAACTACACAGAAAGATTGTCGGATCGCTTGTCGCGTAAGTTGGGGTCACGACACCAAACGTCAAAAATCGTACGCTAACGATCTAATTCAATGAGCGCGTTGGCCTGTTCTCGACGATGAAAGTGGGTGTCTAACTTCCGCGATGTCGGCTTCACGTTACCTGTTCCCGCGAATATAACAATAAATAAAGCACATAAGTTTCTATAATGCTCCATACAAAGTCTGCACAGCCACCAAGACTCAATGGCTTGCACGAGAAATCTACACGGAAACTGCACAGAACGGAATAAACAGCAGGAGGCAACATGGCGTTTATTACCGCAAAAAGAGGAATTTAAGCCCGGCCTGATTCTCTTCCGGCGCGGCGACGTAGACCATCGGATGTGGTACTGCCGCATGAAGATGCCGAGGGCCGACCGCTATAAGACGGTTTCGCTTAAAACAACCGACATCAGCGCAGCCCGCGAACCGGCCTTCGACCAGGACGCGGACGTACGGTTGCATTAAGCATGACGTTCCGGTGTTCAACCGTCCCTTCCGCGACGTGGCGCGAGAATATCTGTTGACGCAGGAAGCACGGGCGAAGCGCGGAGAGATCAGCGCCGCGCGGCCCAAGAAACTCCGCGCCGTCATCGAGGGCGCGTTAGACAGGTATGCAGGTTCAACGCAGGTCCATCTTGTCGGTGACGAACGATGGGGCGGCTATCCGGCATGGCGGCGGGAGAATGGCGCGGGACGGCACCACCGCAACGGTGTTCGGGAAGTTACCGCCGACGCAGCTCAATCCTCGCGGACCATGAGGCCGAGCGCCGCACCAAGGTTCCCCAAACCTTGGGCATCAGAGTATTGAAGCCGATTGAAGTCAAACCTTCCGACGAACGGGTGGTTCCTTTCGTCAGTGATTCAACCATCCGCTTCGAGATGTCCATCTTCGGTGCGGTGATGAACTACGCGATGAAGAAACGCTATGTTCCCGCAAGCCAGCGTTTCGACGAGCGCCCGAAGCTCAAGACGATGCGGCGTGACGAGTTTACGCTGGAGGAGTATCGCAAACTCCACACCGTAGATCGCAAGTGGATTGCCGAGGCTGATAAGCCGTCAAGCGTTTGGTATCGCACCGTCACTTACAACTTGATTCTGATTGCCTGCAATACCGGCATGAGGCCAGCGGAGATGAAGAATCTCCGCTGGCGCGACATCATGCCCGCAAAAAAGCCGCGAGGCCGCGAGATTGTTGTCTTGTTCGTGCAGGGCAAGGGCAAGTCGCGCAAGCTGGTGGCTCCCAAGAGCGTAGGAGATTATTTGGAACGTATTCGCGCAATCTCCAAAGCCACGGCACAGGACGACAGAGTATTTACCAACATCACAGGCAAGCCCGCAAAGACTCTTTACAGCAGTCTGATTGCTGATCTTCTGAACGAAGCGAATCTGCGCGAAGGCACGCAGGGCGTGCCGCGCTCGACCTATTGCTTCCGGCACACGTATGCCGCGCTTTGCTTGCAGGAAGGCGTGGACGTCTATTTCCTTGCCGAGCAGATGGGAACCTCCGTCCACATGATTGAAGGCCACTATGGGCACGTAAATACCATCAAGCTCGCCGACCGCGTGTTGTAGGGGATGGCGGGATAGGAGCTGCCACAACCGGAGGATACCAAAGCCAAGGCGTCGAAGGCGGCGGACGCACGATAAGGGCAAACGAGGTCAGCGTCACAGGCCGCGCTGACCCTGAACCTCCCAAAGCTGTCTTTTGCCGGAGCCGCTGGCGGAGGCTGGCGTAGGAGTTAATCGTCTCAATGCCCGGCCCGGACGTTCCTTGCTGAGATGGTTTTGATTTGCCGCTGCCCTGCCGGGGCGTTCTTAGCGGCAAATCTTCGCGCGCGAGCCGCCGCTGGTCATGGCGTCATGCTGAATGGCCACTCCGCCCCGCACATCGCGAACATAGTTGTACATGTTGCCGCTGGGGTGACTGTGATTGTCGGCGGAACCGTGGCAATCGTGAGCAGGAAGGGTGGAAGTATCCACGTCAGGGCTGGTTGGATTTTCATATCCGCCTACGTCACCATCGCGCTCACTGCAGTGATCGGGGTTGTAGTCTTTGAATTCCGGTCATTTCTAGCCATCGCAACAATCGCAAGTTCCTACGAGGTATTTGCCGGCTATCGCTCTCTGCGTCTTCGAGGGCGTCGCCCCCTGCCTGGCGATCTAGTGCTGAGCGTAGTTGCCCTGCTAGCTCCCTTGGCTTTTGTCATCGCTATCCGTGCATTACACAAGCCTTGGTCTCCCGCACTCACTTGGTCGGTCCTGGGAGGGCTCATGGCCCTGGCTGCATACGATCTCGCCCGTGCCATTCTGCCGCAATCCTGGCTTCGTCGGTTTGGCTGCAGGAGCATCTTTATAAAATGATGGCCGCCTTCATCGCAGCCGCAGCAACAGGAGCAGCGACAATCTTTCCCCGCTGGGCGCCACGGTCTGCGCTCGTTCCGGTGATCGCTGGAGAAGTCTTGACGATATATTTCCTGTTTGCCTACAAGCCATCAAAGGTGCGCAATGAAGCTTCTTCATCACCGGTCATTCCAAGGTGATCATTTCCCGTTCAGTACGACAGACGTTACGTGCCTGCGAATAGAGCCGACAGCGGCAGCATCGTTTCCCGCAGGAAGAGTGAACAACTTCTCAGCAAGGATCAGGTAGAGGGTTCTCGTTTCAAATGTTCTCTGCCCCACGAACAGAGAACGTCCAATACTGGGACCAGCGTCCGTCCGTACGGCGTTAGCGAGTACCAAACTCGCAGAGGCATGCCTCGCTCCTGGTGACGTACCAGAATCCCAGCCCCTGTCATATCTCGCAGATGACGGAGAAGCATCCTCTCTGTGATTTCAGGAATACTCTTCCGCAATTCGTTCGTCCTCATCGGCCCGTCCAACAACCGCCAGAGGATGGTGCACTTCCATCGTCCGTCGATGACGCTGAGCGCCGCATCGACGGGGCATGGTGAGATCTCCTTCTTTGAGACGCCCATAGACTGCTCCGGCTGACAACTTTGTCAGTGCTACTTTTTGCATCAGTGCTCCATTCGAGAGCGTCTTTAGCGAGGAGTCAATAGGAGCCCCTCTATGCATGCGTTCAACATGGCGACCCTCTTCGTCATTCTTACCCTGCTAGGCGTCGAGTTTTCTGTATCTGCCTTCATCAACGCTGCCGTGTCGCGGCTTGAACCCGAGTGGCAATTGAAGATGCTAAGCCGTTTTGCTCTCGTGCTTGGAAAGGTGATGCCGGTCTGGTACTCGGCCTCTACCTTGCTTCTCAGTGTCGAGACCTGGCTTTGTTGGCGCACGCCGGGGCATTCCATCCTGCTTGCGGCGGATGCGATCATGGTTCTCATTGCGTTGGCCTCGATCTTTCTCCTGGTCCCGCTCGCCCGTCGTGTGGCGGAGGGTGCTGCGGACTGGCAGCGGATCAATCGAATCTGGGACCAGAGAAATCGAGTGCGCATAGCCGCTCTGGCTAGCGCAGCGATCCTGCTCGCAGACGTAGTCGTCCGCTGAGGGGTGCTCGACCCAGATCAGTACCGGGAAACGTTAGGACCCTATCGGGGCTGCCCCGAGGAGAAACTCGGAGCCCCAGCATTGCCGGTGGGGCAGTCCCGATAGGGCCGTTTGAAGTGAGCCGTTGGCGTTTGCGGTGGACGCGGTGATCTGCCTATGGGATTTCAATGGGCGCCAGATAGCTTGTCAGGAAGCTAGCGGCGCGGAGAGTGACGGTGCGGCGGCGCGGATGCCGGCTCCAGAGTGAAAGGCGGGCTTGTTCTGCATCGTCGGAGGCGCGTCATGAGGGCTGGCATCGGGATTCGAACGCACTTTTGCGTTGCGTGCTGGTGCACGACGTCGGGATGGGTGAATAGGGGCCGGACGAGCGTTGAGGCGCTCAAGAGCTGTCATCGGCGCTCCTCCTTGGCGGGGACGTAGTCCGGCTTGCACGGAAGTGAAGCTGGCCGCGGGTTAGCCATTCAACGACCAGCATGATGCCGGAGCAGGCTGGACAGCGCAAGCTGAGTGGCTCGGGCCGATCGACGCAGCCCTCCATGCCGAGCAGAGCGCGGCAGCGTTCGAGCGCTACTCCGTTTGCGGTTGGCAAAGAGTCCGAAGTGTCGGATGCGAACCAGACCGCCGGGCAGCACGTGAAGCAGGAATCGGCGCAGCAACTCATGGGCGGAAACGGTCATGACCTTCTGCTTGCCGCCGTGGGCATAGTCTCGCCAGCAGAATGAGACGCGATCGCTCTCAAAGGCCACGAGACGATGGTTGGAGATGGCGACGCGGTGGGTATAGCGGGCCAAGTAGTTGAGAACATGTTCGGGGCCACCGAAGGGTGGCTTCGCGTAGACCACCCAGTCCTTCTGGCCGAGTTCGGAGAGGAAGTGGCTGAATGCGCCAGGCAAGGCAAGTTGCTGCAGCGAGCCATGCAACTGGAGCCTGTTGTGTTCGAACAGTTCACCAAGCCCCGCCCTGAACTTGCGGCGGAAGCTGCGGCTAAGTGCCTTGACGGGCAGGAAGAAGCGTGGCGAAGAATCGATCCATCTGGAACCATCGAGAGCCAGGCAGCCGGCGGGAACGATGTAGTGGACATGGGGATGATGCTCAAGGTTCTGCCCCCAGGTATGGAGCACGCCGAGGAATCCGATGTCGGCTCCCAGGTGTTTCGGATCGCGAGCCAGTTCGAGCATATTTATAAAATCTGGCTCAGGCAAGCCCTCAGTGACCTGGGCCGATTGTGTCGTCGAAGCAATCCGCTATGGGTGGATCGATGGCCAGAAGAAAGCCCTTGACGAAAGTTCATTTTTGCAGAGGTTATCGCCACGCAACCCCGGATCCAACTGGTCCAGCAAGAATCGCGAGCATGCAAAGAAGCTGATGCAAGAGGGGCGCATGGCCCCAGCGGGCCTGGCGCATGTTGAAGCGGCCCAAAAAGACGGGCGCTGGGAGAAGGCTTACGCCGGCTCACAAGCTCCCAAGGGCAAAGAAATTCTTTGTCACCCTGAACAGGCAAAATCTGTTCTCGATTTATTACCGGCTTCATTCTGCCAAAAAGCCGGAAACGCGGGCAAAACGCATGACCCAAATTCTGTCCATGTTGGACAACGAGACGAAACTGCACTGAAATCGTTTACGCTGAGATCCCTCTGATTTCCTCGCAGACGAGAAGAGCGTTTCCCGGTATCAATCGGGTCGACAACGGATGAACCGAGGTTGATGAGTGTGTTAGCCACTTATCGTCAGCTGAGGGCTCCTGGTATGCTGCCCGGCGGGAGGGGCTTGATGCGCTCCGGGGTTGCCGTACGACCAACGCTTGCCATCTCAAGAGCAGCTCGGTGAAACCGTATGTCCTGGTTTGCTGTCTAAGTAGCCATGCGTATTCCGATCATCATCCTCCTCGGCGTGCTCGTGCTCTCCTCTATCCATGTTCGCTCGCAAACACCTCCCCAGTCGCCGCCTTCCGTTCACCAGATATTCGTCGAAGACCAGACGGACCAGCCCACCCATACGCCTCGAATCGATCCTTCTCCGGAACTTCTCCAAGCGTTCGATGACCGCGCGGCAGCGCGTCGTGCCGTGTTGCACCCATGCTCTCCCGCGGTGAAATAACGACGGGCAGTGATCTTTACGAAGGGGCGTTTGTATTCCAACACGGGGAGACCGCCCCCGACTACCTGCTCGCGCATGTACTCGCATTGGACGCCTTGACCAAGGGCTTTGTTCGCGCAAAATGGCTTTCCGCAGCAACGCTCGACCGTTATCTCCAACTCATCGGGCAGCCTCAGGTTTTCGGCACCCAATATCCGTTCGACCCTAAGCTCCCGCACCCGATAACGAATGGCGGCCGCTTTAGTGGACGGACGCGATCGCCCTTTGACGATTCGTTTCTGCCGACCTACCTTCGTAGCGACTTCTGCGTTCCTGACCTTGAGCAGCAGAAGAAGAATCTACAAACCCTCAACTCCGGAAGCTATCCGCGCGCGACGATGACGCTCCCCGGCTGCGAGCGTTGAGCCAGAACGCGGTACAAGGTTAGGGAGGACGTCATGAGTCGTCTAATAGCTTTCTTTGGTCTGCTGGCATTGGCTGTAACGAGCGCACGTACTATCACGGCGCAGGCAACGACATAGCCTTGTAAAACCACTGTCACCGGAACGCTTGATGTGCTTCCGTTAGAGAGCAAGGTGTACGGCGATAAGCGTCTTCTGCGGGTTTGGCTGCCCGATGGCTATTCTGTTGCTACCGCTTCCTCGAAGCGATATCCAGTGCTCTACCTTTTTGACGGACAATTTCTTTTTAACCGCTGCACCTCTCAGCCGTTCCCAGATGAGTTGCACATCGACGAAACCCTGACGCAGTTGATCGCCAAGAAGGCAGTGCAGCCGCTCATCGTGGTTGGAATCGATAACTCAGGCCCGGGCCGGCGCGAGGATGAATACTCTAGGTATGGTGCGATGCCGGACGCACCGCAGAGGCTGTCAGCGTTTATGACGAGAGAAGTCTTGCCTCTCATCGATGGGCGTTACAGGACTATTGCAGATCGCACTCATCGGGGCGTGGGTCCCTCATCGCTCGGTTCGCTGGCCGCATTGAGTCTTCTGCTGGACCAGCCGGATACATTCGGCTTGGGTTGGCTTGAAAGCACTTCGTTACAAAATGGAAATGGCAGGGTGCTCCAAGAAACCTCAACAATAGTCCAAGTGCCGTTTCGCGTCGCCATTGGAGTAGGCACGACGGAGGTACCGACTGCAGAAGCTGCCGCGCATGGCTTTCCTGATTTCGATGCAGCCTTAGTGGCGATGAGCCGGACGCTTGCAGAGAACATAAAGAAAAGCTTAATGAAGCATCCGGAGGTCAGGTTCACAATCGAGCCGGGAGGTCAGCATCAGTTCAGGTATTGGGGAGAGCGTTTTGGTCCCGCGGTGACGTTCCTCTTCCCCCTGGAGTCAGTCGCGTCGAAGTAACCGAATAACTCCCACATGCCATCGCTTTTCCTTGTTCAGATTATTCGTCTTCGTTGTGCCTCTTGAGGCATGCAAACCGCCAAGTCACGCGCCGCATTTACTGCCGAGAAGTCCTAGGGCTGTATCTGGACCGCACGTTTGAGATGGCTGGACCTAGAACAGTCCTGTTGGGGTGCGGTTCGGATACAGCGACTTGAAGGAAGCCGCTTTGTCCGGGGCCTCTGGTCTATGGGAGTTGGATAGGCTTGAGGCGCTTGTGGCAGGGATGAACCTGGTGGTCCTGGTGTTTTGGAAGCTCTTGAGGTGGGAGTGGATGGCCACCGAAGAGAGTCGGACGGTGAGTGCATCTGTCTGTTGTCCTCGAAGAGTGTCCTTGAGTGTTCGTTGTGGCGTAGGACAGGCAGGGATGGTGAGGCACCAAGCCGATTCGAGGATGAGGTTGGAGGTTCATGCGGCTTGCCTGCGCGGGAGCGGTGGAGGGCGAACCATCAGTTGAGCCAAGGTGAGCCGTTCGACGACGTGCATGATTGCGCCGCAGTGTGGACACTTCGGAAGAGCGGTGGATCGTGCAGGTTCTTGAGGGGCATGCGCTGGCAGTCCTGATGAGCGCTCGAGCAGGCTGAAGCAGAGCGGCAGCAACGTAGCACGTTGTCGGTTCGCAAGGAAGCCGAAGTTGCGGATGCGGACGAAGCCGCGAGGCAGCAGGTGCAACAGGAAGCGACGCAGAAACTCGTCTACAGGAAGGCTCATGACTCGCTTCCTGTTGTTGTGCGCGGAGTCTCTCCAGCGGAAGCTGACCTGGCCATCGGATAGAGCGACCAGTCTGCTGTTGGAGATGCCGACGCGATGGGTGTAAGCGCCGAGATAGCGCAGGGCATGTTCCGGTCCGCCGAAGGGACGCTTGGAGTAGACGACCCAGTCGTGACGAAACAGGATTCTGAGCCTGGCGGCGAAGCTGCGTGGCTGGGCAAGCGATGCGAGTTGGCCGTGGAACTCGAGCTTGCCTTCTTGGAATGCGGCCTTCAGGCCGGCGACGAACTTGCCTCGGAAGACACGCCCGAGCACCTTGACTGGCAGGAAGAAGGATCGTTGGGAGGAGACCCAACCGGCGTGATCCGGTGCGAGACCGCCGGCGGCGATGACGCAGTGGACATGCGGATGATGCTGCAATCTTTGGTCCCAAGTGTGCAGCACGCTGAAGAAGCCGATCTCGGCTCCAAGGTGTCGCGGATCGCGAGCGACCTCCAGCAGCGTGGCGGCACTGGCGCGAAACAGCAGTCCATAGATCAACCGCTTGTTCTGGAGTGCGAGTGGTGCCAGTTCGCGCGGCATCGTGAACACGGCATGGACGTAGCGCGTGGGCAGCAGCTCGCGTTCGCGCTGCTGGAGCCAGCGGATGCGGGCGTTGCCCTGGCACCTGGGGCAGTGTCGGTTCCGGCACGAGTTGTAGGAGATGGCCGTGTGCCCGCAGCCGGAGCACTGGTCGCGATGGCCCCCGAGAGCGGCAGTGCGGCACCGGGTGATCGCGGTCAGCACCTTCTCATGCTGGCCGTTGATCCACCTGCGGCTGCGTTCGACGAAGCCCTGCCCAGCGTAGCGAACGATGTCGGCCATCTCCACAGAGGAGCGGCTCAGGCGCTTCGTAAGGCTTCTCCTGGTGTTCCAAGCTGAAGGGTGTCGAGCGGGCTGGAGGTTGCACTCAGATGCTTGCTGGAGAGGTGAAGATAGATCGTGGTCTCTTCGAGATCGCGATGACCGAGCAGGACCTGGATCGTGCGTAGGTCGGCTCCAGCTTCGAGCAGGTGCGTCGCAAAGCAGTGACGCAGGGTATGCGGATGGATGTGCTTGTGCTCCAAACCGGCGCGGAGCGCGGCCTGCTGGCACGCTGTCCACAGCACCTTGGTGGTAACCGGCCGGCTCGACGTATGCCACCGGTTGCCGGGAAACAGCCACTCGCTCGGCTTGTGCCGAAGTCCGCGCCAGTAGGTGCGCAGCGCTTCGAGCAGCGCCGGGCTCAGCATCACGTCGCGGTCCTTGCGTCCCTTGCCGCCGCGGATGTGCACCACCATCCGCCGGCTGTCGATGTCGGTCACCTTCAGCCGAGCCACCTCTGCCCGTCGCGCTCCTGTGGCATAGAGCGTCATGACTAGAATGCGTTGGAACGGGGTCTCGGTCGCATCGATCAGGCGAGCCACTTCCTGCTGGCTGAGGATCTCCGGAAGATGCAGCACCTTCTTCGGATAGGGCGTCTCGGCGGCGCTCCAACCGCGCTTCAGTACCTGGATGTAGAGGAAGCGCAACGCAGCCAGCCGTTGCGTGACCGTGTTGGGAGCCAGCTTCCAGGTACGGAACATGGCTGCCTGATACTCCCGGATGTGATCCAGGCCGAGCTGATCGGGTGGACGGTGAAAGTGCCGCGAGTAGTGCTCGACGGTGCGGATGTAAGCGCGAATCGTGGACGGAGCGTAGTTGCGGCGCTCCAACTCTTCCAGCATGATCTGACGTAGATGGGTCACAGAAATTCCTCCTTCTCTGCGACAAACGCTAGATCATCACCCCAACTGCTGGCCCAGCGCACGCGAATGCGTCCGCCGCACAGCGGCTTAGTTCAAGTCGGCTTCTCGTCAGCGCTTTGCCGACGAGAAGCAGTTGCACATTCGATCACGCCTCCGGCTGGAATGTTGCGATGAATTCCCAGGCTTTGAGTGCGGCTTTACGGTGTGGTTCAGCTTTTTCAAAGTAGAGGGAGCTCTCGGTGATCTTTCGAAGGGCAGAGAAGTTTGCGTAGCGGACGACCGCTACTGCATCCCATTTCGGTTCGGCTGGTCCTAGGATCGTCGCAGCTACGGATCCAACGTACACGACCTCGATCCCTTCTATGCCGAGTTCCTGAGCAACATGGTTGAATGCAGGAGCGTACCGCTGAATGTAGGCTTCCATGCCGGAACATGGCTTCTCACTGGGATCGTCATACTGCGCTTCTCGGAAGAATTCCACGAGGTTGATCATGGTTACTGGTGTTCCGCTCGGGATCTTAGCTTCTGCGGCAAGGACGTTCTTGAGATCGAGTTTTAATGATGGCATTGATAGGCTCCTTTAATTCGACAACTGCTTATTAGCTGATTTCCAATGAGCTTCCAAGGCTTCAGCCACCTGTACACTCCGCTCCACGATGGGCCAGTGACCTGCATCGAGTCTCACCTCACGGTCGGCGCCGGCGTTCGATGCCAATTCGTCGGCGTACTCAGCGGGGCACGCTGTATCCTGCGCACCCCAAAAGACCAAGCCCGGTGAGCGCAGCTTTGAGAGATCTGGTTGCCATTCCTTTCCAACCTGAAGCGCTGAGCGATAAAGATGGAGAATGCACTCCCCCATCGTCTGGTCGATGTGACTGACGGCCTCCTCTGCAGAGTCGATTGGCAGCCCTGCTTCTACCATGAGCGCGGCTACGCTTGCAGGGTCGAGTTCTTTGAACCACTTTTCTCCCTCCCCAGACGTTTGCCATATTTTTGCGAGAGGATGCCACTCGTATTTCGCGCTGACCGGGCCACTGCCTGCCGCCCAGGAACGAATTAGGTCGGGTCGGCGCGTGGCCACGCGCATCGTCAAGATGCAACCCCAGTCGTGACCGACAAGGTCGACTGGCTCGCCGATCTCTTCCAGTTGGCGAATGATCCAATTCGCGTATTCTTCCTTTGTAGCTGTGAAATTTGTAGGGAGGGGCGCGTTGAAGCCTGGGAGAGCCAACGCAACAACGTCCTGTCGCGATAGATGCTTGCGGAGCGGATCCCACACCCGAAAGGTGTCGGGTACTCCATGGACGAATACAGCTGGCATGACTATTCTCCTCGCAAATGCCCTTAGCCTAGGCACCTACGACATTTAGACATTATGATGCAAAGTGTCGGAACTATGACTCACTAAATGCCGAAAAAGATCACCCAAATCGGAGCGGAGGCGCGAAGAGCTGCCGCAGTCGAGGCGGCATCTGTGGTATTCCTGCGTTATGGATACGCTCGTACCACAATGGCCGAACTCGCAGCTGCAGCAAATTTGTCACGACCGACGCTGTATGAACTATTTGCAAGCAAGGACGATCTTTTTGCAGCAGTGATCAATCAGCTAAGCCAACAGACCATTCAGCAGTACCGTGACATGCAGCCTAAGCTCAGAACGTTGCGAACGAAGCTACAGCATTTCTGTGGGGACTGGGCAACACACGGTCTTAAGCTGATCGAACGGCACCCGGATGCCAAAGATCTGTTCGATCTCAGATTTCCGGCCGTCCGACAGATGTATGAGGACTTCATACGTTTTCTTATTGAAGTCATATCGGATGAGAATCGCTCAACAAGTTTTCCAACAGAAAAAGTCGCACGAAATCTGGTCTTCTCGCTCCGTGGGCTGAAGGATGCAGCGTCAGACGTTAAGCACATGGAAGAATTAGTCAGATTACAGGTCGATGTCTTCCTCACGACACTAGCACCCCGGGAATAGCTAGCGACACGAGCACATACAAAGCGGCTAATTCTTCATACGTCCCCGTGAGGTGTAAGCTTGAGTTGGACGTGCGAAAGCCACGGCCCGGTAGGTAGTCCGGGCGACGCGAGAGCGTTCGTACAGGCATCGCTCCCTAAAAGGGTGCGGTCACCGGTACGTCCCTTCCTCTGAGAGGAGAAGGGACGTTTATGCCTCAAATCAAAGTACTCATCGTTGGAGCTGGACTTGGCGGTCTCTGCCTTGCCCAGTCGCTCCGCAAAGCCCACATTGATGTAGACATCTTCGAACGGGACTCGAGCCAGTGGGATCGTCCGCAAGGATACCGTTTGCACTTGGAAGCAGACGCGTTGAATGCGCTCCGCGAAGTGCTGCCCCCGAGTCTCCACCAACTCTTCGAAGCAACGGCTATGCGCACCGAGCCGTTCACTACCATTCTCAGGACAGACCTGAGCGTTGCCAAGCGCATTCCAACCGACGACGGACAGGATCC includes these proteins:
- a CDS encoding tyrosine-type recombinase/integrase is translated as MGRLSGMAAGEWRGTAPPQRCSGSYRRRSSILADHEAERRTKVPQTLGIRVLKPIEVKPSDERVVPFVSDSTIRFEMSIFGAVMNYAMKKRYVPASQRFDERPKLKTMRRDEFTLEEYRKLHTVDRKWIAEADKPSSVWYRTVTYNLILIACNTGMRPAEMKNLRWRDIMPAKKPRGREIVVLFVQGKGKSRKLVAPKSVGDYLERIRAISKATAQDDRVFTNITGKPAKTLYSSLIADLLNEANLREGTQGVPRSTYCFRHTYAALCLQEGVDVYFLAEQMGTSVHMIEGHYGHVNTIKLADRVL
- a CDS encoding serine hydrolase domain-containing protein; this encodes MSSKTASGLWNRELAEACLPKGYESRRNSLVVLSGTADEVDQKWEWGSISAERPLFELGSLTKVFTAALLLRMVNAGFLCLRDRVSQHLPDVVAAGSNVTVIDLASHRSGLPRLPPDLSSLSRDPYAEYTAERLKRYLAVYPWRSTGQSEFLYSNLGYAILGMVLERVGGENFAALLERYVLRRYGVTDISVATADKAADQRLMSGYGESGFRARPWRWLVFAPCGGLLGTAEDVGRFAVGLMADRSMTRLFEPVAAAGAGHVGLAWLLHGGRPVAWHNGATAGFSGYLSLELRSQRWMLVLTNRLSPELTTVGRQLEDAYFFGKYQGKRPRRNMLGGLIRDSVTAFTRIPWWLQIPLAGAVAWALSWFVGWIRYGRI
- a CDS encoding alpha/beta hydrolase, with product MLPLESKVYGDKRLLRVWLPDGYSVATASSKRYPVLYLFDGQFLFNRCTSQPFPDELHIDETLTQLIAKKAVQPLIVVGIDNSGPGRREDEYSRYGAMPDAPQRLSAFMTREVLPLIDGRYRTIADRTHRGVGPSSLGSLAALSLLLDQPDTFGLGWLESTSLQNGNGRVLQETSTIVQVPFRVAIGVGTTEVPTAEAAAHGFPDFDAALVAMSRTLAENIKKSLMKHPEVRFTIEPGGQHQFRYWGERFGPAVTFLFPLESVASK
- a CDS encoding YdeI/OmpD-associated family protein, whose amino-acid sequence is MTWADCVVEAIRYGWIDGQKKALDESSFLQRLSPRNPGSNWSSKNREHAKKLMQEGRMAPAGLAHVEAAQKDGRWEKAYAGSQAPKGKEILCHPEQAKSVLDLLPASFCQKAGNAGKTHDPNSVHVGQRDETALKSFTLRSL
- a CDS encoding winged helix-turn-helix transcriptional regulator encodes the protein MRTNELRKSIPEITERMLLRHLRDMTGAGILVRHQERGMPLRVWYSLTPYGRTLVPVLDVLCSWGREHLKREPST
- a CDS encoding IS91 family transposase; translation: MLELARDPKHLGADIGFLGVLHTWGQNLEHHPHVHYIVPAGCLALDGSRWIDSSPRFFLPVKALSRSFRRKFRAGLGELFEHNRLQLHGSLQQLALPGAFSHFLSELGQKDWVVYAKPPFGGPEHVLNYLARYTHRVAISNHRLVAFESDRVSFCWRDYAHGGKQKVMTVSAHELLRRFLLHVLPGGLVRIRHFGLFANRKRSSARTLPRSARHGGLRRSARATQLALSSLLRHHAGR
- a CDS encoding DUF1772 domain-containing protein, with the translated sequence MHAFNMATLFVILTLLGVEFSVSAFINAAVSRLEPEWQLKMLSRFALVLGKVMPVWYSASTLLLSVETWLCWRTPGHSILLAADAIMVLIALASIFLLVPLARRVAEGAADWQRINRIWDQRNRVRIAALASAAILLADVVVR
- a CDS encoding type II CAAX prenyl endopeptidase Rce1 family protein — encoded protein: MFRPLPCTRWTTLPWLVLGAAAFFTVYHPLLAWLPVFCLGVANCLLFKRTRRLLPCILLHMTYNATVLMR